The Oncorhynchus tshawytscha isolate Ot180627B linkage group LG05, Otsh_v2.0, whole genome shotgun sequence genome includes a window with the following:
- the LOC112232951 gene encoding syntaxin-11-like: MSTQTGCGTGCVTCKTISKEQDDFEPETELYGPEYDVNKVEISQEAVVFQASFSSSPTMDSILEEAHSMRQEISLLHLEVEHLVEHNERIGTTVRSLTIIKHDSNSIARGFHQHGEALYIRLQALGAQSCELEEKHGTKATVAHIAHSQHANLTRAFHATIAGYNQVEEAQREMCRSRLQRQASIIENGGEGWGELSQSLQTEGHSSRWALCGIKGRHKELVELEARLREVHDLFQQMAMLVEEQGTMLNNIEANVCGTDEYIGRVNVEMKRALQYKRKNPFQQCCPCLPCWRPTL, from the exons atgtCCAC GCAGACAGGATGCGGGACAGGCTGTGTCACATGCAAGACTATCAGCAAGGAGCAGGATGACtttgaacctgagacagagctatATGGACCAGAATATGACGTGAACAAGGTGGAGATCTCCCAGGAGGCTGTGGTTTTCCAggcctctttctcttcctcccccaccATGGACAGTATCCTGGAGGAGGCCCACTCCATGCGCCAGGAGATCTCCCTACTCCACCTGGAGGTGGAGCATCTGGTCGAGCACAATGAGCGCATCGGCACCACAGTCCGCAGCCTGACCATCATCAAGCATGACTCCAACTCCATCGCCAGGGGATTCCACCAGCATGGCGAAGCCCTGTACATCAGACTCCAGGCCCTGGGGGCGCAGAGCTGTGAGCTGGAGGAGAAACACGGAACCAAGGCCACCGTGGCCCACATCGCCCACAGCCAGCATGCCAACCTCACCCGGGCCTTCCATGCCACCATAGCAGGATACAACCAGGTAGAGGAGGCCCAAAGAGAAATGTGCCGCTCACGCCTCCAGAGACAGGCCTCCATCATAGAAAATGGGGGTGAGGGCTGGGGGGAGCTGTCCCAGAGCCTGCAGACCGAGGGGCATTCATCCCGCTGGGCACTGTGTGGGATAAAAGGAAGGCATAAGGAGTTGGTAGAGTTAGAGGCCAGGCTAAGGGAGGTGCATGATCTGTTTCAGCAGATGGCCATGTTGGTAGAGGAGCAGGGGACCATGCTAAACAACATTGAGGCCAATGTGTGCGGCACCGACGAGTACATCGGCAGGGTCAACGTGGAGATGAAGAGGGCGTTACAGTACAAGAGGAAGAACCCCTTTCAGCAGTGCTGCCCCTGTCTACCCTGCTGGAGACCTACTTTGTAG